The nucleotide window ACGTTAATCGTAAATGGTCATAGGCGGTGCGTAGCACTGTTGAGCGGCGTAAGCCGAGGGCGGCTATAAAGATTCCGCTGCCAATCAAAAAAGTGACCGGAGCAATACCATGCGCAATTGCGCTTGAAAGAGATAAAACAATCCGGGTTGGGGTAGGAAGTGGGGCGCCAAAACTCTCGAAGATTTGTTGAAAAGTTGGCACGACCCAAATCATTAAGGCGGTTGTAATCAGTAAAGATAATATCAAGACACCGCTTGGGTAGCTGAGCGCGGCGCGCAATTTCGCTTGTTGCGCAGCGGCTTGCTCGCGGTGCTCGGCAAGTTGTGCAAGCAAGGGGGCGAGGGCGCTTGAGGTCTCGCCAATCGCCACTAATTGACAATACATTGGACCAAATTGCGGGTAATCAGCCAGTGCTGTTGATAAATATTGGCCTTGGGCAACAGCACGCGCCAGCGCATGTGTGACCCGACTTAAGGGTGCGCGTGGATGGCTAGCGGCCATCACCTCTAAGGTGGCTAAAAGCGGCAAGCCTGCTTGTAAAAGACTAGCGAGTTGCCGTGAGAAAGTGGTTATATCTGTTGGGCGCAGCGCAGCAGGTTTAGCACGTCCCTGGTGTATGAT belongs to Mycoavidus sp. B2-EB and includes:
- a CDS encoding type II secretion system F family protein, whose protein sequence is MPQSGPPTTDHKTQEFRFKWQGINPTGCLKSGVLIATEMSTARAALKQQKIIPIKIIHQGRAKPAALRPTDITTFSRQLASLLQAGLPLLATLEVMAASHPRAPLSRVTHALARAVAQGQYLSTALADYPQFGPMYCQLVAIGETSSALAPLLAQLAEHREQAAAQQAKLRAALSYPSGVLILSLLITTALMIWVVPTFQQIFESFGAPLPTPTRIVLSLSSAIAHGIAPVTFLIGSGIFIAALGLRRSTVLRTAYDHLRLTLPIIGPLLRQLAIARWTHALGTLLKAGTPLAEAFNSMTRITNNAVFDQATCTILQRVQRGERLAQAMRATGCFPPTVLQPIAIAEESGSLDTMLNDLAMLNEQQVDMRITLLANSAEPLIIIVLGLLIGGLVVAMYLPIIQLGNII